A single genomic interval of Helianthus annuus cultivar XRQ/B chromosome 13, HanXRQr2.0-SUNRISE, whole genome shotgun sequence harbors:
- the LOC110899979 gene encoding uncharacterized protein LOC110899979, with translation MEWFVLENCAEVREYMNEFKHTHPHDDLKTKFPGWFLHKVHSMKTQNSPEFHPELYALSICAKMTAYTYTACIVNGVRFKTLERDAKCATQNSGVEVVGENGVKFYGQLEEIIELRYTNDYSTVLFRCKWFDTQRGVNHDNNITSISTEHEWDKDDQLIFASQAKQVFFIQETSRNQKNKHRWVVENVNHRRIWDRPLSDDRVNKVQNVGKRLEDSDVVDNNSSSDCPLVIDLTQYFQIGSSHVTAGEPSIEVDPPTATVDEVFEVETDSDEVEAAYDEDDPDYVESD, from the exons ATGGAATGGTTTGTCCTCGAAAACTGCGCAGAAGTTAGGGAGTACATGAA TGAATTCAAACATACACATCCCCATGATGATCTTAAAACCAAATTTCCGGGATGGTTTCTCCATAag GTCCATTCGATGAAAACACAAAATTCTCCAGAATTCCACCCGGAGTTGTATGCTCTTTCAATTTGTGCGAAAATGACTGCTTACACTTACACTGCTTGCATAGTCAACGGTGTTAGGTTTAAGACACTTGAACGTGATGCAAAATGCGCAACGCAAAACTCTGGGGTGGAAGTGGTTGGAGAGAACGGTGTGAAATTTTATGGCCAATTAGAAGAAATTATTGAGTTGCGTTATACAAATGATTATTCCACTGTCCTATTTCGGTGCAAGTGGTTTGATACTCAAAGGGGTGTAAACCATGACAATAATATCACCAGTATAAGCACTGAACATGAATGGGACAAAGACGATCAACTCATATTTGCTTCGCAAGCCAAACAAGTGTTCTTCATCCAAGAAACGTCtcgaaaccaaaaaaataaacatagGTGGGTAGTCGAAAATGTTAATCATCGAAGAATTTGGGATCGGCCATTAAGTGATGACCGCGTCAATAAGGTTCAAAATGTTGGCAAACGCTTAGAAGATAGTGACGTTGTTGACAACAACTCTTCATCTGACTGTCCACTTGTCATTGACTTGACCCAATACTTTCAAATTGGATCTTCTCATGTTACTGCGGGTGAGCCTTCAATTGAAGTTGATCCCCCAACGGCCACCGTCGATGAAGTGTTTGAAGTCGAGACTGATTCTGATGAGGTCGAGGCTGCTTATGATGAGGATGATCCCGATTATGTGGAGTCTGACTAA
- the LOC110902131 gene encoding uncharacterized protein LOC110902131, whose translation MKRYSDRKYEAKKLFKSKGGYNDLESARAFHPKDMPYDNWLRTIEGFREAKYIKRSEANTLVREKQQFPYRGGTSSYGSTAYKNDMDWVPTYAKTHTDNQGNWVDPVAEQNYRNIQQATSQWSGEGPPIAPYQEALGERRGWYRGMGPKPSSNTSSHSSSNMSSSQARTQEPFSEDFVNSLFQTPSFLNQLNNYLASQGKGKGKSKGYDSDNLFDNESDDEPNDNDDDE comes from the exons ATGAAGCGGTACTCTGACCGCAAGTACGAGGCTAAAAAATTATTTAAGAGCAAGGGAGGTTACAATGATCTTGAGAGTGCACGAGCATTCCATCCCAAGGATATGCCCTATGATAACTGGTTGAGAACCATTGAAGGTTTCCGGGAAGCTAAATATATTAAAAGAAGCGAGGCCAACACACTAGTACGCGAGAAACAACAATTCCCATACCGTGGGGGGACATCTTCGTACGGTAGCACCGCctataaaa ATGATATGGATTGGGTACCTACGTATGCTAAAACCCACACGGACAATCAAGGGAATTGGGTTGATCCGGTTGCTGAACAAAATTAC CGGAACATACAACAGGCCACAAGTCAATGGAGCGGTGAGGGTCCGCCAATTGCCCCGTATCAGGAAGCGTTGGGTGAGCGGCGAGGATGGTACCGCGGGATGGGGCCTAAACCTTCTTCCAACACGTCCTCGCACTCGTCATCTAACATGTCGTCTTCGCAAGCTCGGACGCAAGAACCCTTTTCCGAG GATTTTGTTAACAGCTTGTTCCAAACCCCGTCATTTTTGAACCAACTTAACAACTATCTTGCTtcacaaggaaaaggaaaaggaaagtcaAAAGGCTACGATTCTGACAACTTATTCGATAATGAATCCGACGATGAACCCAACGATAACGATGACGATGAGTGA